A genomic region of Herbaspirillum sp. DW155 contains the following coding sequences:
- a CDS encoding sulfurtransferase TusA family protein, which produces MAIQFHRELDARGLNCPLPILKTKKALADMASGQVLRVTATDTGSVRDFQAFAKQTGNDLLEQSQNDEHEFIFFMKRK; this is translated from the coding sequence ATGGCCATCCAATTTCACCGTGAACTTGACGCGCGCGGTCTCAACTGTCCGCTGCCCATCCTCAAGACCAAGAAAGCCCTCGCCGACATGGCCAGTGGTCAGGTGCTCAGGGTGACCGCCACCGATACCGGTTCGGTGCGCGATTTCCAGGCCTTTGCCAAGCAGACCGGCAACGATCTGCTGGAGCAATCGCAGAATGATGAACACGAGTTCATCTTCTTCATGAAACGTAAATAA
- a CDS encoding NUDIX domain-containing protein, which yields MSQFKFCPVCAASLVLRADEGEGGKVRLACPDGHWTHWDNPLPVLAALVEIDGKMLTARNAAWAEGRFALITGFMERDETPEQGIARELKEETDLDAEYIELIGVYEFMRKNELIIAYYVKASGTIRLSPELVEYRLSAPADLRPWPAGTGHAVADWMRRRNLPMQYVEFAGSSTPIEAPVVLK from the coding sequence ATGAGCCAATTCAAGTTCTGCCCGGTCTGCGCAGCGTCGCTGGTGCTGCGCGCCGATGAAGGCGAGGGGGGCAAGGTTCGGCTGGCCTGTCCCGATGGCCACTGGACGCATTGGGACAACCCCCTGCCGGTGCTGGCAGCACTGGTGGAGATCGACGGCAAGATGCTCACCGCCCGCAACGCCGCCTGGGCCGAAGGGCGTTTTGCGCTCATCACCGGTTTCATGGAACGCGACGAGACCCCCGAGCAGGGGATCGCCCGCGAACTGAAGGAAGAAACCGATCTGGACGCCGAGTACATCGAACTGATCGGCGTCTATGAATTCATGCGCAAGAACGAGCTGATCATCGCCTACTACGTCAAAGCGAGTGGCACGATCAGGCTCTCGCCGGAACTGGTGGAATATCGCCTCAGCGCGCCCGCCGATCTGCGCCCCTGGCCAGCTGGAACCGGCCATGCGGTGGCGGACTGGATGCGCCGGCGTAATCTGCCGATGCAGTATGTGGAGTTTGCCGGATCGAGCACGCCGATCGAGGCGCCGGTGGTGCTGAAGTAG
- the alaS gene encoding alanine--tRNA ligase, translating to MNSAEIRDKFLKFFESKEHTIVRSSSLVPGNDPTLLFTNSGMVQFKDVFLGTDKRNYVRAASVQRCLRAGGKHNDLENVGYTARHHTFFEMLGNWSFGDYFKRESLKWAWELLTQVYGLPADKLWATVYQTDDEAYDIWTKDIGLPPERVVRIGDNKGAPYASDNFWQMAETGPCGPCSEIFYDHGPDVWGGPPGSPDADGDRYIEIWNNVFMQFDRQLDPATGEYTLTPLPAPCVDTGMGLERLAAILQHVHSNYEIDLFQALIKAAARETGETDLSNASLRVIADHIRATSFLIVDGVIPGNEGRGYVLRRIIRRALRHGHKLGQTKPFFHKLVKDLVVQMGAAYPELPEAAERVEMVLKQEEERFGETLEHGMKILEAALAANTGKLDGETAFTLYDTYGFPLDLTADICRERKVELDEAGFTAAMERQKSAARAAGKFKMAAAIEYTGDKTRFVGYESLAQSAKVVALYVAGSPVQKIEAGQDAIVVLDTTPFYAESGGQSGDAGALEAANGLFAVADTQKIQAEVFGHHGQLIKGSLAIGDAVEAKVDADQRARTMRNHSATHLMHKALREVLGSHVSQKGSLVDADKTRFDFSHNAPMTAEEIRRVEEIVNREVLANVATGAQLMGYDDAIAAGAMALFGEKYGDQVRVLSIGTSTELCGGTHVTRTGDIGLFKIVSEGGVAAGIRRVEAVTGEGALALVQSLSTRVAEAAAALKTQPEELLPRIGQVQDQVKALEKELASLKSKLASSQGDELVNQAVDINGIKVLAATLEGADVATLRETMDKLKDKLKTAAIVLGSVKDGKVSLIAGVTADATAKVKAGELVNFVAQQVGGKGGGRPDMAQAGGTEPAALPGALQGVAAWVQAKL from the coding sequence ATGAACTCAGCCGAAATTCGCGACAAGTTTCTGAAATTCTTTGAATCCAAAGAACACACCATCGTCCGCTCCTCCAGCCTGGTGCCGGGCAATGATCCGACCTTGCTGTTCACCAATTCCGGCATGGTTCAGTTCAAGGACGTGTTCCTGGGCACCGACAAGCGCAATTACGTGCGCGCGGCCTCCGTGCAGCGCTGCCTGCGCGCCGGCGGCAAGCACAACGACCTGGAAAACGTCGGCTACACCGCGCGCCACCACACCTTCTTCGAGATGCTGGGCAACTGGTCCTTCGGCGACTACTTCAAGCGTGAATCGCTGAAGTGGGCCTGGGAACTGCTGACCCAGGTCTATGGCCTGCCGGCCGACAAACTCTGGGCCACCGTCTACCAGACCGACGATGAAGCCTACGACATCTGGACCAAGGACATCGGCCTGCCGCCCGAGCGCGTGGTGCGCATCGGTGACAACAAGGGCGCACCCTACGCCTCCGACAACTTCTGGCAGATGGCCGAGACCGGCCCTTGCGGTCCCTGTTCCGAAATCTTCTACGACCACGGTCCGGACGTCTGGGGCGGCCCCCCGGGCAGCCCCGACGCCGACGGCGACCGCTACATCGAGATCTGGAACAACGTGTTCATGCAGTTCGACCGCCAGCTCGACCCGGCCACCGGCGAATACACCCTGACCCCGCTGCCGGCGCCCTGCGTGGATACCGGCATGGGCCTGGAGCGTCTGGCCGCGATCCTGCAGCACGTGCACAGCAACTACGAGATCGACCTGTTCCAGGCGCTCATCAAGGCGGCTGCCCGCGAAACCGGCGAGACCGATCTGTCCAATGCCTCGCTGCGCGTGATCGCCGACCACATCCGCGCCACTTCCTTCCTGATCGTCGATGGCGTCATCCCCGGCAATGAAGGCCGTGGCTACGTCCTGCGCCGCATCATCCGCCGCGCGCTGCGTCACGGCCACAAGCTGGGTCAGACCAAGCCCTTCTTCCACAAGCTGGTCAAGGACCTGGTGGTGCAGATGGGCGCGGCCTATCCGGAACTGCCGGAAGCCGCCGAGCGCGTCGAGATGGTCCTGAAGCAGGAAGAAGAACGTTTCGGCGAAACGCTGGAACACGGTATGAAGATTCTGGAAGCCGCGCTGGCTGCCAACACCGGCAAGCTGGATGGCGAAACCGCCTTCACCCTGTATGACACCTACGGCTTCCCGCTGGACCTGACCGCCGACATCTGCCGCGAGCGCAAGGTCGAGCTGGATGAAGCGGGCTTTACCGCCGCCATGGAACGCCAGAAGAGCGCCGCCCGCGCCGCCGGCAAGTTCAAGATGGCCGCGGCCATCGAATACACCGGCGACAAGACCCGCTTCGTCGGCTACGAATCGCTGGCGCAGTCGGCCAAGGTCGTGGCGCTGTACGTGGCCGGCAGCCCGGTGCAGAAGATCGAGGCCGGCCAGGATGCCATCGTGGTGCTGGACACCACCCCGTTCTACGCCGAATCCGGCGGCCAGTCGGGTGATGCCGGTGCCTTGGAAGCAGCCAATGGCCTCTTCGCCGTGGCCGATACGCAAAAGATCCAGGCCGAGGTGTTCGGCCACCACGGTCAACTGATCAAGGGCAGCCTGGCCATCGGCGATGCCGTCGAGGCCAAGGTCGATGCCGATCAGCGCGCCCGCACCATGCGCAACCACTCGGCCACTCACCTGATGCACAAGGCCCTGCGCGAAGTGCTGGGTTCGCACGTGTCGCAGAAGGGTTCGCTGGTGGACGCCGACAAGACCCGTTTCGACTTCAGCCACAACGCCCCGATGACCGCCGAGGAAATCCGCCGCGTGGAAGAGATCGTCAACCGCGAAGTGCTGGCCAACGTCGCCACCGGCGCCCAGCTGATGGGCTACGACGATGCGATTGCTGCCGGCGCCATGGCGCTGTTCGGCGAAAAGTACGGCGACCAGGTGCGCGTGCTGTCCATCGGTACCTCCACCGAATTGTGCGGCGGTACGCACGTGACCCGCACCGGTGACATCGGCCTGTTCAAGATCGTCTCCGAAGGCGGTGTTGCGGCCGGCATCCGCCGCGTCGAAGCGGTCACCGGCGAAGGCGCGCTGGCGCTGGTGCAGTCGCTCTCGACCCGCGTGGCCGAAGCTGCTGCGGCACTCAAGACCCAGCCGGAAGAACTGCTGCCGCGCATCGGCCAGGTGCAGGATCAGGTCAAGGCGCTGGAAAAGGAACTGGCTTCGCTCAAGTCCAAGCTGGCCTCCAGCCAGGGTGACGAACTGGTCAACCAGGCGGTCGACATCAACGGCATCAAGGTGCTGGCAGCCACGCTGGAAGGCGCTGACGTGGCGACCCTGCGCGAGACCATGGACAAGTTGAAGGACAAGCTCAAGACCGCCGCCATCGTGCTGGGCAGCGTCAAGGATGGCAAGGTCAGCCTGATCGCGGGCGTGACGGCCGATGCCACCGCCAAGGTCAAGGCTGGCGAACTGGTCAACTTCGTCGCCCAGCAGGTGGGCGGCAAGGGCGGCGGCCGTCCGGACATGGCCCAGGCTGGCGGTACCGAGCCGGCGGCCCTGCCGGGCGCGCTGCAAGGCGTGGCGGCCTGGGTTCAGGCCAAGCTGTAA
- the ugpQ gene encoding glycerophosphodiester phosphodiesterase encodes MWPYPRILAHRGGGTLAPENTLAGFRCGLQHGYRAAEFDVMLTRDEVPMLMHDPQRGRTLPGTGKIAETDWADLRELEAGAWLDARFAGERICTLEQGLDFCLAEGIWMNVEIKPAAAEHARRTGELTARAVARRFDGKSGTALPVLSSFSFEALLAAKEAAPALPRGYLVDVIPEDWQARLQQLQAVALHTNHKHLTPALAAAVKDAGYGLFCYTVNDMARAEEIRQWGVDAFCTDRIDLIAADAW; translated from the coding sequence ATGTGGCCCTATCCCCGTATCCTCGCCCATCGCGGCGGCGGCACCCTGGCGCCGGAAAACACCCTGGCCGGTTTTCGCTGCGGCCTGCAGCACGGCTACCGCGCCGCCGAATTCGACGTCATGCTCACGCGCGACGAAGTGCCCATGTTGATGCACGACCCGCAGCGCGGGCGCACCCTGCCCGGCACCGGCAAGATCGCCGAGACCGACTGGGCCGACCTGCGCGAACTGGAAGCCGGCGCCTGGCTGGATGCGCGCTTTGCCGGAGAACGCATTTGCACGCTGGAGCAGGGGCTGGATTTCTGCCTGGCCGAGGGCATCTGGATGAACGTCGAGATCAAGCCGGCCGCCGCCGAACATGCCCGCCGCACCGGTGAGCTGACCGCCCGGGCGGTGGCGCGCCGCTTCGACGGCAAGAGCGGGACGGCCTTGCCGGTGCTGTCCTCGTTTTCCTTCGAGGCGCTGCTGGCGGCCAAGGAAGCCGCCCCGGCCCTGCCGCGCGGCTATCTGGTGGACGTGATCCCCGAGGACTGGCAGGCGCGCCTGCAACAACTGCAGGCGGTCGCGCTGCATACCAATCACAAGCACCTCACCCCGGCCCTGGCGGCCGCCGTGAAGGACGCGGGTTACGGACTGTTCTGCTACACCGTCAACGACATGGCGCGTGCCGAGGAAATCCGTCAATGGGGGGTGGATGCCTTCTGTACGGATCGGATCGATCTCATCGCGGCCGATGCCTGGTAA
- a CDS encoding 2TM domain-containing protein yields the protein MRDTDRSSQCNDSASEATPADYARAERRVARQVGFYHHLALYLTVNAGLMLLNLMSAHRYWWSLGPLLGWGIGVLFHALRVFGRFPAGWKQAMIARELRRR from the coding sequence ATGCGCGATACCGACCGTTCTTCCCAGTGCAACGACTCCGCCAGCGAGGCCACGCCGGCCGACTACGCCCGCGCCGAACGGCGTGTGGCGCGCCAGGTCGGCTTTTACCATCACCTGGCGCTCTACCTGACGGTCAACGCCGGCCTGATGCTGCTCAACCTGATGAGTGCGCACCGCTACTGGTGGAGCCTGGGACCTCTCCTTGGCTGGGGAATCGGGGTACTATTCCACGCCTTGCGTGTATTCGGGCGCTTTCCCGCCGGCTGGAAGCAGGCGATGATCGCGCGTGAACTGCGCCGACGTTGA
- a CDS encoding histidine kinase, with protein sequence MTQHDTSIPPRLIVLLRELGLSLLPTLVINLLCAVAVTYLMRIGGSFYENLQVSMCIGLLAMLLINGTRLALWGDGEPNKLGFLVVIVVMAPLAVLLGRLLASLLMGQPVLTLVPEHSDNIIAVIVLTFLVCFGATLFFWNRQKMAALQAHASQIEKQAVQAQLQMLQAQIEPHMLFNTLATLQSLISTDPLQAELMLNQLVQYLRTTLSASRADSTSLQKEFDLIKAYLGLMSLRMGLRLTYTLQLPEHLGRLRLAPMLLQPLVENAIKHGLEPKVEGGNCTVRAAVHNDMLVLSVLDTGVGLPTSISLNQPPAQKEPVIGMHFGLDNIRERLSTLYGPLAELIITHNVPAGAMAQITIPLKALKAAHRSSKHTRLLDA encoded by the coding sequence ATGACCCAACACGATACTTCCATCCCGCCCCGCCTGATCGTCCTGCTGCGCGAGCTGGGCTTGTCCCTGCTGCCCACGCTGGTGATCAACCTGCTGTGCGCAGTGGCCGTGACCTACCTGATGCGCATCGGCGGCAGCTTTTATGAAAACCTGCAGGTGTCGATGTGCATTGGCCTCTTGGCCATGCTGCTCATCAATGGCACGCGCCTGGCGCTCTGGGGCGATGGCGAACCCAACAAGCTGGGCTTCCTGGTGGTCATCGTGGTCATGGCACCGCTGGCGGTGCTGCTGGGGCGGCTCCTGGCCAGCCTGTTGATGGGTCAGCCGGTGCTGACCCTGGTGCCGGAACACAGCGACAACATCATTGCCGTGATCGTGCTGACTTTCCTGGTCTGCTTCGGCGCCACCCTGTTCTTCTGGAACCGGCAGAAGATGGCCGCCCTGCAAGCCCACGCCAGCCAGATCGAAAAGCAGGCCGTGCAGGCGCAACTGCAGATGCTGCAGGCCCAGATCGAGCCGCACATGCTCTTCAACACCCTGGCCACCCTGCAATCGCTCATCAGCACCGATCCCCTGCAGGCCGAGCTGATGTTGAACCAGCTGGTGCAATACCTGCGCACCACGCTGTCGGCCTCGCGCGCCGACAGCACCTCGCTGCAGAAGGAATTCGACCTGATCAAGGCCTATCTGGGGCTGATGTCGCTGCGCATGGGCCTGCGCCTGACCTATACCCTGCAACTGCCGGAACACCTGGGCCGCCTGCGGCTGGCGCCGATGCTGCTGCAACCGCTGGTGGAAAACGCCATCAAGCATGGCCTGGAACCCAAGGTGGAAGGCGGCAACTGCACCGTGCGCGCGGCAGTCCACAACGACATGCTGGTGCTGAGCGTGCTCGATACCGGCGTAGGCCTGCCCACCAGCATCAGCCTGAACCAGCCGCCCGCGCAGAAGGAGCCGGTGATCGGCATGCACTTCGGGCTGGACAACATCCGCGAGCGCCTGAGCACCCTCTACGGCCCGCTGGCTGAACTCATCATCACCCACAACGTGCCGGCCGGCGCGATGGCGCAGATCACCATCCCGCTCAAGGCCTTGAAGGCGGCGCACCGCAGCAGCAAGCACACGCGCCTGCTCGACGCCTGA
- a CDS encoding LytTR family DNA-binding domain-containing protein — MAAPTALIAEDEPLLAQALRQALARCWPELPAPPVATNGNEALEQALALLPDVLFLDIKMPGRSGLEMAGELAEEWPATRPFPLIVFVTAYDDYALQAFERAAIDYLLKPVSQERLAVTVERLQTLLAQRAASSQESHLERALAQLRSLATPAPQETPPRLDYIRAAVGNKVKLIPVEEVLYFEATDKYVNVVSADGEALIRTSLRDLIPQLDPRQFWQIHRGRVVQVRQIQAAVREESGKLFVTLHGRPEKLAVSRLFAHLFRQM, encoded by the coding sequence ATGGCCGCGCCCACCGCCCTGATCGCCGAAGATGAACCCCTGCTGGCCCAGGCCCTGCGCCAGGCGCTGGCACGCTGCTGGCCGGAGCTGCCCGCGCCGCCCGTCGCGACCAATGGCAACGAAGCGCTGGAGCAGGCGCTGGCGCTGCTGCCGGACGTCCTGTTTCTGGATATCAAGATGCCCGGCCGCAGCGGCCTGGAGATGGCGGGCGAACTGGCCGAGGAATGGCCGGCCACGCGCCCGTTTCCGCTGATCGTCTTCGTCACGGCCTATGACGACTATGCCCTGCAAGCCTTCGAGCGCGCCGCCATCGATTACCTGCTCAAGCCGGTCAGCCAGGAGCGCCTGGCCGTGACGGTGGAGCGCCTGCAAACCCTGCTGGCGCAGCGCGCCGCCAGCAGCCAGGAAAGCCACCTGGAGCGCGCGCTGGCGCAACTGCGTAGCCTGGCCACGCCAGCGCCGCAGGAGACGCCGCCACGACTGGACTACATCCGCGCCGCCGTCGGCAACAAGGTCAAACTGATTCCGGTGGAAGAGGTGCTGTATTTCGAAGCCACCGACAAGTACGTCAACGTGGTCAGCGCCGATGGCGAGGCGCTGATCCGTACCAGCCTGCGCGACCTGATTCCCCAGCTCGACCCGCGCCAGTTCTGGCAGATCCACCGGGGCAGGGTGGTGCAGGTACGGCAGATCCAGGCGGCGGTGCGGGAGGAAAGCGGCAAGCTCTTCGTCACCCTGCACGGCCGCCCGGAAAAACTGGCCGTGAGCCGCCTGTTCGCCCATCTGTTCAGGCAGATGTAA
- a CDS encoding glutamine--tRNA ligase/YqeY domain fusion protein codes for MSNELKNGHTPAPSTNFLRGIIESDLVSGTYAERSSQDGQALPQVVTRFPPEPNGYLHIGHAKSICLNFGLAADYAGRCHMRFDDTNPEKEEQEYVDTILDSVKWLGFSWEHEGKSHLYYASNYFDVMYACAQALIRKDLAYVDEQNAEQMRENRGTLTEPGKNSPWRDRPVEESLRLFEEMREGKHPDGSMILRAKIDMASPNMNLRDPAIYRIRHATHHNTGDKWRVYPMYTFAHPIEDALENISHSICTLEFEDQRPFYDWLLEHLAEEGFFKKPLPHQYEFARLNLTYIITSKRKLRQLVDEKIVSGWDDPRMPTIVGLRRRGYTPEAIRLMCDRTGASKNNSWIDFSVLEGALREDLDPKAPRAVAVLRPLKLIIDNFPEGVSIDCSAPIYPPAHPEHDTAHRHFPITKELWIEREDFMEEPTKGYFRLFPGNKVRLRYGYVVECTGCDKDEHGNVIAVHCNYFEDSKSGTEGSSNYKVKGNLHWVSAEHALATEVRLYDRLFSDPHPDAGGKDFLAALNPNSKEVITAYLEPTLKTAQPGDIYQFERHGYFVADRVDSTAGQPIFNRAVTLKDSWGK; via the coding sequence ATGAGCAACGAACTGAAAAACGGCCACACCCCTGCCCCTTCCACCAATTTCCTGCGCGGCATCATCGAGTCCGATCTGGTCTCGGGCACCTATGCCGAGCGCAGCAGCCAGGATGGCCAGGCCCTGCCGCAGGTGGTGACCCGTTTTCCGCCCGAGCCCAACGGCTACCTGCACATCGGCCACGCCAAGTCGATCTGCCTGAACTTCGGCCTGGCTGCGGACTACGCCGGCCGCTGCCACATGCGTTTCGACGACACCAATCCCGAGAAGGAAGAACAGGAATACGTCGACACCATCCTCGATTCGGTCAAGTGGCTGGGTTTCTCCTGGGAGCATGAAGGCAAGTCGCACCTGTACTACGCCAGCAACTACTTCGACGTCATGTATGCCTGCGCCCAGGCGCTCATCCGCAAGGACCTGGCCTATGTGGACGAGCAGAATGCCGAGCAGATGCGCGAGAACCGCGGCACCCTGACCGAACCGGGCAAGAACTCGCCGTGGCGCGACCGCCCGGTGGAAGAATCGCTGCGCCTGTTCGAGGAAATGCGCGAGGGCAAGCATCCGGACGGCTCCATGATCCTGCGCGCCAAGATCGACATGGCCAGCCCCAACATGAACCTGCGCGATCCGGCCATCTACCGCATCCGCCATGCCACCCACCACAACACCGGCGACAAGTGGCGCGTCTATCCGATGTACACCTTCGCGCATCCCATCGAAGATGCGCTGGAAAACATCTCGCACTCCATCTGCACCCTGGAATTCGAAGACCAGCGCCCGTTCTACGACTGGCTGCTGGAACACCTCGCCGAAGAAGGCTTCTTCAAGAAGCCGCTGCCGCATCAATATGAATTCGCGCGCCTGAACCTGACCTACATCATCACCAGCAAGCGCAAGCTGCGCCAGCTGGTGGACGAGAAGATCGTTTCCGGCTGGGACGACCCGCGCATGCCCACCATCGTCGGCCTGCGCCGCCGCGGTTACACGCCCGAAGCGATCCGCCTGATGTGCGACCGTACCGGCGCCTCCAAGAACAACAGCTGGATCGACTTCAGCGTGCTCGAAGGCGCGCTGCGCGAAGACCTGGACCCCAAGGCCCCGCGCGCGGTGGCCGTGCTGCGCCCCTTGAAACTGATCATCGACAACTTCCCCGAAGGCGTCTCCATCGATTGCAGCGCCCCGATCTATCCGCCGGCGCATCCGGAACACGACACCGCGCACCGCCACTTCCCCATCACGAAGGAACTGTGGATCGAGCGCGAAGACTTCATGGAAGAACCGACCAAGGGCTACTTCCGCCTCTTCCCCGGCAACAAGGTGCGCCTGCGCTACGGCTACGTGGTCGAATGCACCGGCTGCGACAAGGATGAACACGGCAACGTCATCGCCGTGCACTGCAACTACTTCGAAGACAGCAAGAGCGGCACCGAAGGCAGCTCCAACTACAAGGTCAAGGGCAACCTGCACTGGGTCAGCGCCGAACACGCCCTGGCCACCGAAGTGCGCCTGTACGACCGCCTGTTCTCGGACCCGCATCCGGACGCCGGCGGCAAGGACTTCCTGGCAGCCCTGAATCCGAACTCCAAGGAAGTCATCACCGCCTACCTGGAGCCGACCCTGAAGACCGCCCAGCCTGGCGACATCTACCAGTTCGAACGCCACGGCTACTTCGTGGCTGACCGGGTGGATTCGACCGCAGGCCAGCCGATCTTCAACCGGGCCGTCACGCTCAAGGACAGCTGGGGCAAATAA
- a CDS encoding transporter: protein MHNPPDTPQALHLLYEPAGFICAFRFEQGRARQMNWNEVVDYHPTTPDFTWLHVKTADVKIRQWMEHHSDIPEYITEFLLSSDTHPGLHATPEGVYGTLTDMKMEIGDTGTEKGALHFYLDRTRLLTLRTQPLISTNMLRQKVLDGGGFDNPMDLFAELLRCLADGFNARLDKLNDKVDDIEFSVLSDRRAEDRAELSGIRRQLAELRRFIAPERRILAQFQRLRPAWVPREALEDLTHALDELNELHSTVEAVYERAKLLQEEIASQMSEQMNRNLMALSILTALLMPATLVSGIFGMNVAGLPGLHDEASFWIVMGVMGGLGVATVAFLKWMKIF, encoded by the coding sequence ATGCACAATCCGCCGGACACCCCGCAAGCCTTGCATCTGCTCTACGAGCCGGCCGGATTCATCTGCGCCTTCCGCTTCGAGCAGGGCCGTGCGCGCCAGATGAACTGGAATGAAGTGGTGGACTACCATCCGACGACGCCCGATTTCACCTGGCTGCACGTCAAGACGGCCGATGTGAAGATCCGGCAATGGATGGAGCATCACAGCGACATTCCCGAGTACATCACTGAATTCCTGCTCAGCAGCGATACCCATCCGGGTTTGCACGCCACCCCCGAAGGGGTCTATGGCACCCTGACCGATATGAAGATGGAGATCGGCGACACCGGCACCGAAAAGGGCGCGCTGCACTTCTACCTGGACCGCACGCGCCTGTTGACGCTGCGCACCCAGCCGCTGATCTCCACCAACATGCTGCGCCAGAAGGTGCTCGATGGCGGCGGCTTCGACAATCCGATGGATCTCTTCGCCGAGCTGCTGCGCTGCCTGGCCGATGGCTTCAATGCGCGTCTGGACAAGCTCAACGACAAGGTGGACGACATCGAATTCTCGGTGCTCTCGGACCGCCGCGCCGAAGACCGTGCCGAGCTCTCCGGCATCCGCCGCCAGCTGGCCGAACTGCGCCGCTTCATTGCGCCGGAACGCCGCATCCTGGCCCAGTTCCAGCGTCTGCGCCCGGCCTGGGTGCCGCGCGAGGCGCTCGAAGACCTCACCCATGCACTGGATGAACTGAACGAACTGCATTCCACCGTGGAGGCGGTCTATGAACGCGCCAAGCTGCTGCAGGAAGAGATTGCCTCGCAGATGTCGGAGCAGATGAACCGCAACCTGATGGCGCTCTCCATCCTGACCGCGCTGCTGATGCCGGCCACGCTGGTGTCAGGGATCTTCGGGATGAACGTGGCGGGTCTGCCGGGCCTGCATGACGAGGCCTCATTCTGGATCGTGATGGGCGTGATGGGCGGCCTCGGTGTGGCTACCGTGGCCTTCCTGAAGTGGATGAAGATTTTCTGA
- a CDS encoding solute carrier family 23 protein — protein sequence MSGSYFPQWRLRQSTNDGQGAVIAADERLPAPQTLAMGVQHVVAMFGSTVLAPLLMGFDPNLAILMSGVGTLLFFLLVGGRVPSYLGSSFSFIGLVIAVTGYAGSGPNANLGVALGGIIACGAVYAVIGLIVSGVGTRWIESLMPPVVTGAVVAVIGLNLAPIAVKGVSGSSFDSWMALATILCVGFVAVFTRGMLQRLLILIGLLLAYVLYAVLTNGLGLGKPIDFSTVANAAWFGLPHFASPVFQGSAMALLAPVAIILVAENLGHIKAVSAMTGQNLDRYIGRAFIGDGLATMLSGSVGGTGVTTYAENIGVMAVTKIYSTLVFVVAAVIAILLGFSPKFGAVILTIPGAVLGGVSIVVFGLITVSGARIWVENKVDFSNNTNLIVAAVTLVLGAGDFTLKMGGFALGGIGTATFGAIILHALLKRRG from the coding sequence ATGTCGGGTTCGTATTTCCCCCAATGGCGACTGCGCCAAAGCACCAACGACGGCCAGGGGGCCGTGATCGCCGCCGATGAGCGCCTGCCCGCGCCGCAGACGCTGGCCATGGGCGTGCAGCACGTGGTGGCCATGTTCGGTTCGACCGTGCTGGCCCCGCTGCTCATGGGTTTCGATCCCAACCTGGCGATCCTGATGTCGGGCGTGGGCACGCTGCTGTTCTTCCTGCTGGTGGGCGGTCGCGTGCCGAGCTACCTGGGTTCGAGCTTTTCCTTCATCGGCCTGGTCATCGCGGTGACCGGTTATGCCGGCTCCGGCCCCAATGCCAACCTGGGCGTGGCGCTGGGCGGCATCATCGCCTGTGGTGCCGTCTATGCGGTCATCGGCCTGATCGTCTCCGGCGTGGGCACGCGCTGGATCGAATCCCTGATGCCGCCGGTGGTGACCGGCGCGGTGGTGGCGGTGATCGGCCTGAACCTGGCGCCCATCGCCGTCAAGGGCGTCTCCGGCAGCAGCTTCGACAGCTGGATGGCGCTGGCCACCATCCTCTGTGTGGGCTTCGTGGCGGTCTTCACGCGCGGCATGCTGCAGCGCCTCTTGATCCTGATCGGCCTGCTGCTGGCCTACGTGCTCTATGCCGTGCTGACCAATGGCCTGGGTCTGGGCAAGCCGATCGACTTTTCCACGGTGGCCAATGCGGCCTGGTTCGGCCTGCCGCACTTCGCCTCCCCGGTCTTCCAGGGTAGCGCCATGGCCCTGCTGGCACCGGTGGCCATCATCCTGGTGGCCGAAAACCTGGGCCACATCAAGGCCGTCTCGGCCATGACCGGCCAGAACCTGGACCGCTATATCGGCCGCGCCTTCATCGGCGATGGTCTGGCGACCATGCTCTCGGGCAGCGTCGGCGGCACCGGTGTGACCACCTACGCCGAGAACATCGGCGTGATGGCCGTCACCAAGATCTACTCCACGCTGGTCTTCGTGGTGGCGGCCGTCATCGCCATCCTGCTGGGCTTTTCGCCCAAGTTCGGCGCGGTGATCCTGACCATTCCCGGCGCGGTGCTGGGCGGCGTGTCGATCGTGGTGTTCGGTCTCATCACCGTCTCGGGTGCGCGCATCTGGGTCGAGAACAAGGTCGATTTCTCCAACAACACCAACCTGATCGTGGCCGCCGTCACGCTGGTGCTGGGCGCGGGCGACTTCACGCTGAAGATGGGCGGCTTCGCCCTGGGCGGCATCGGGACCGCCACCTTCGGTGCCATCATCCTGCACGCCCTGCTCAAGCGGCGCGGATGA